The Alteromonas macleodii ATCC 27126 genome segment AACGGTACTATTGTCGATTTATACCAAGAGGTAGGTTTGGCGACAGATATGCACGCCAAAACGTTCGACCGTCTAACTGATACCTATGCCATAGGCCTTAACTTTGATTACCAGTACTCTGATAATCTGAATTTATCGTTTGATTTAAGTCATTCAGAAGCCGAACGCGAAGCCAATAATGGTGGCGGCGATCAGCTTTCACTTATTGGTTATGCCAACCGTGTACGATTCCAGGTAGATGACAATATTTTACCTGTTGCCAGCATGTTTGCTTCGCCTAATGACAATATTTATAGCGGACAACAAGAACTAGATGGCGCGATTGTTACTGGTCCTGACGGATTCCCTATATACAACCCTGCACTGACACCTGATGGTGTGAGCAATCATCTTGATGAAGCTAACAGCCGAGCTCACGTAATGCTGCGTCGAGGCTGGGCGGTAGAAGATGAAGTGAGCCAGCTGCGCTTTGACGGCGAATACGTAACAGATGGCAGCGGCCTAACAGAAATTCGCTTTGGCGCACAGTACAGCACCGAAACCAAATCACTTACCCGTTGGGACAATGAAGGTGTAGGTATTCACTGTACTTACTGTGGTTACCCAGACTTGCCTGAGATCCCAGCAGGCAGCCAATACGTTTTTGACGCAGGCAGCGATTTTCTTTCTGACGTAAGTGGTAGCGGTCGCATGCCCACCTCTTGGCTTGCCCATGATGGCGAAGCCAACTTTGCGTTTTTAGAATCTTACTATCAGAGCGTAAATGGTGATTCGATTAGTTTTGATGCGGTGCGCCGTAACAACAGCTTTGAAGTTGAAGAAGATATTATCTCTACCTATATGGAATTCGACTTTGAAGGCGAAGTTGCAGACATGTTCTTAAGCGCAACCGCTGGTGTGCGTTATGAAATGACGGATGTGACGGTTAACGGAACGCAAGCGCCAATAACGGGCTTAACGATTCTGGATCAAACCGAAATGCTGGCTGGTTTTGGTGATGCGCAAAGTATTGCTACTGAGTCTGATTACGACGTGCTATTGCCAAACTTCAGCGTACGTTTGGAAATTACCGACGACTTAATTGCGCGCTTTGCGGCGAGTTCAACTATTACTCGCCCTACGCTTAACAGCATGTCGCCGGTAACGGTAATTACAACCACCCGCCAAGGTGGTGACTTAACATCTACCAGTGGTAACCCTGCGTTAGAGCCATTCAAATCGGATAACTTGGACTTGTCACTAGAGTATTACTATGACGAAGCAAGCTATGCATCGATTGGTTACTTCAGAAAGCTGGTATCGAACTTTATTGTTAATAGTCAAGAAGACAAAACCTTTGAGCTTGCTGACGGCAGCCTGCTAACCGACCCTTCTACAGGCACTAACGCTAGCGCGCCAGATGCGGGTGACGACGTAGCTGTGTTTACCAATACTCTGCCAAATAACGGTGAAGACGCGACGGTAGACGGCTTCGAGCTTGCGCTTCAGCACACTTTCGATAATGGCTTTGGGGTGCTTGCCAACGGAACTATCGTTGACAGTGACGCCGAACTCGATCCATTCGATATTAATCAGGTATTTGCACTAACCGGGTTAAGTGATTCTTACAACTTGGTGGCATTTTATGAAACTGACGATTATCAAATTCGTCTTGCCTATAACTGGCGTGATGAGTTTGTTCAGTCGTTAACACAAGGGCAGGGTGACGGCCCAACCATTGTTGAGTCTTATCAACAGCTTGACATTAGCGGTAGCTACAGCGTGACAGACAATGTAGAAATCTTCTTTGAAGGTATTAACCTTACAGAAGAGTTTGTACATAAACGCGGTCGCTTCTCTAATCACTTGCTGTTGGTTGAAGACAGCGGCAGACGTTGGGCCTTCGGTGTGCGCGGAAACTTTTAGTTTCGCGTAATTGGGGCCGGCATTTGTTGGTCCCACATTCGTGGCTACCATTTGGTAGCCACAGTTTTTATTCAGGAAATCAGTATGACAACAGCAACTCCCATAACGCACATTGTAGTAGTTGGTGGCGGTAGCGCAGGGTGGCTAACGGCTGGTCGTATTGCAGCG includes the following:
- a CDS encoding TonB-dependent receptor; this translates as MYRKTKLACSVAAVLASAISANSAFAQDAQPNKDVEVIEVSGIRSSVAKSMDVKRSSAGVVDAISAEDIGDFPDTNLAESLQRITGVSIDRSGGEGQLITVRGFGPQFNTVLVNGRQMASENDSRAFSFDTIASELVSSLDVHKTSTATMQSGGVGSTININTARPFALNGFKMAGSVKGVYDENSEETTPQFSGLISNTFNDDTFGVLLAVSHQERETRLNQAQMDGWLENVGVPNPVTQSGDAWTGNVFSPRNYDHKVTFEERTRTNANLVFQYAPNDKLVVTADALYSDFDVESEATSYGHWFTAPNIQGVGDDGSLFDENGNRRSPTVDANGTIVDLYQEVGLATDMHAKTFDRLTDTYAIGLNFDYQYSDNLNLSFDLSHSEAEREANNGGGDQLSLIGYANRVRFQVDDNILPVASMFASPNDNIYSGQQELDGAIVTGPDGFPIYNPALTPDGVSNHLDEANSRAHVMLRRGWAVEDEVSQLRFDGEYVTDGSGLTEIRFGAQYSTETKSLTRWDNEGVGIHCTYCGYPDLPEIPAGSQYVFDAGSDFLSDVSGSGRMPTSWLAHDGEANFAFLESYYQSVNGDSISFDAVRRNNSFEVEEDIISTYMEFDFEGEVADMFLSATAGVRYEMTDVTVNGTQAPITGLTILDQTEMLAGFGDAQSIATESDYDVLLPNFSVRLEITDDLIARFAASSTITRPTLNSMSPVTVITTTRQGGDLTSTSGNPALEPFKSDNLDLSLEYYYDEASYASIGYFRKLVSNFIVNSQEDKTFELADGSLLTDPSTGTNASAPDAGDDVAVFTNTLPNNGEDATVDGFELALQHTFDNGFGVLANGTIVDSDAELDPFDINQVFALTGLSDSYNLVAFYETDDYQIRLAYNWRDEFVQSLTQGQGDGPTIVESYQQLDISGSYSVTDNVEIFFEGINLTEEFVHKRGRFSNHLLLVEDSGRRWAFGVRGNF